From the genome of Pseudomonas yamanorum, one region includes:
- the purE gene encoding 5-(carboxyamino)imidazole ribonucleotide mutase has protein sequence MSALVGVIMGSKSDWSTLSHTADMLEKLGIPYEVKVVSAHRTPDLLFQYADEAESRGIEVIIAGAGGAAHLPGMCAAKTHLPVLGVPVQSSMLSGVDSLLSIVQMPAGIPVATLAIGKAGAINAALLSASILGAKHPQFHAVLKKFRAEQTDSVLDNPDPRIA, from the coding sequence ATGAGTGCATTGGTTGGCGTGATCATGGGCTCCAAGTCCGATTGGTCCACCCTTAGCCACACCGCCGATATGCTGGAAAAACTCGGCATTCCCTACGAAGTGAAGGTGGTTTCCGCCCACCGCACTCCGGATTTGCTGTTCCAGTATGCCGATGAAGCAGAATCCCGTGGCATCGAGGTGATTATCGCCGGTGCCGGCGGTGCAGCTCACCTGCCAGGCATGTGTGCGGCCAAGACTCACCTGCCAGTACTGGGCGTTCCGGTGCAGTCGTCGATGCTCTCGGGCGTGGATTCGCTGTTGTCCATCGTGCAGATGCCCGCCGGTATTCCGGTGGCCACCCTGGCGATCGGCAAGGCCGGTGCGATCAACGCAGCCTTGCTGTCCGCCAGCATCCTCGGCGCCAAGCACCCGCAGTTCCACGCGGTGCTGAAAAAATTCCGTGCTGAACAAACAGACAGCGTCCTGGACAATCCAGACCCACGCATTGCCTGA
- a CDS encoding 5-(carboxyamino)imidazole ribonucleotide synthase: protein MKIGVIGGGQLGRMLALAGTPLGMNFAFLDPAPDACAAALGEHLRADYSDPDHLRQLADEVDLVTFEFESVPAETVAFLSQFVPVYPSAEALRIARDRWFEKSMFKDLGIPTPAFADIQSQADLDAAVASIGLPAVLKTRTLGYDGKGQKVLRTAADVVGTFAELGSVACLLEGFVPFTGEVSLIAVRARDGETRFYPLVHNTHDSGILKLSVASTDHPLQALAEDYSSRVLKQLDYVGVMAFEFFEVDGGLKANEIAPRVHNSGHWTTEGAECSQFENHLRAVAGLPLGSTAKVGESAMLNFIGVVPPVDRVIAIDDCHLHHYGKAFKAGRKVGHANLRCKDRATLQAQILKVEALIAEQ from the coding sequence ATGAAAATCGGTGTAATCGGTGGCGGCCAACTGGGCCGTATGCTGGCCCTGGCGGGTACGCCGCTGGGGATGAACTTCGCTTTCCTGGACCCGGCGCCGGACGCCTGTGCGGCTGCGTTGGGTGAACATCTGCGGGCTGATTACAGCGACCCGGATCACCTGCGCCAACTGGCGGATGAAGTCGACCTGGTGACCTTCGAGTTCGAAAGTGTCCCGGCTGAAACCGTGGCCTTCCTGTCGCAGTTCGTGCCGGTGTATCCGAGCGCCGAAGCCTTGCGCATCGCTCGTGACCGCTGGTTCGAGAAGAGCATGTTCAAGGATCTGGGCATCCCGACGCCGGCCTTCGCCGACATCCAGTCCCAGGCCGACCTGGACGCTGCAGTCGCCTCCATCGGCTTGCCGGCTGTGCTGAAGACCCGCACCCTGGGTTATGACGGTAAGGGCCAGAAAGTCCTGCGCACCGCCGCCGATGTGGTCGGTACCTTCGCCGAATTGGGCAGCGTCGCCTGCCTGCTGGAAGGCTTCGTGCCGTTCACCGGTGAAGTCTCGCTGATTGCCGTGCGCGCACGGGATGGTGAAACCCGCTTCTATCCGCTGGTACACAACACCCACGACAGCGGCATCCTCAAGCTGTCCGTGGCCAGCACCGACCACCCGCTGCAAGCCCTGGCCGAAGATTATTCGAGCCGTGTGCTCAAGCAACTGGATTACGTCGGCGTGATGGCGTTCGAGTTCTTTGAAGTCGACGGTGGCCTCAAGGCCAACGAAATCGCCCCGCGCGTGCACAACTCCGGGCACTGGACCACCGAAGGCGCCGAGTGCAGCCAGTTCGAAAACCACCTGCGGGCGGTGGCGGGCTTGCCGTTAGGCTCGACGGCCAAGGTCGGTGAGAGCGCCATGCTCAACTTCATCGGCGTGGTGCCGCCGGTTGATCGCGTGATCGCGATTGATGACTGCCATCTGCATCACTACGGCAAGGCGTTCAAGGCCGGGCGCAAGGTCGGCCACGCCAACCTGCGCTGCAAGGACCGCGCGACGCTGCAGGCGCAGATACTCAAGGTCGAAGCGCTGATCGCCGAGCAATAA
- a CDS encoding GlsB/YeaQ/YmgE family stress response membrane protein codes for MGIIGTIFIGLIVGLLARFLKPGDDSMGWIMTILLGIAGSLVATYGGQALGIYQAGQGAGFIGALVGAVVLLVIYGLLKKK; via the coding sequence ATGGGTATCATTGGAACCATCTTTATCGGTTTGATCGTCGGCCTGCTGGCGCGTTTCCTGAAACCAGGCGACGACAGCATGGGCTGGATCATGACCATCCTGCTGGGTATCGCCGGTTCGCTGGTTGCGACCTATGGTGGCCAGGCACTGGGCATCTATCAGGCGGGCCAAGGCGCAGGCTTCATTGGTGCGCTGGTGGGTGCCGTGGTGTTGCTGGTGATCTACGGTTTGCTGAAAAAGAAGTAA
- a CDS encoding DUF3299 domain-containing protein, with protein MRRLLLTLLLLGSGLVHAGELPETDWLELMPKSDQKALEEMPEIDHNSPEAQGTFTAKGGLKQSKGLPAVMYSTKTVAAMNGKNIRIGGYPVPLETDAKGRSTLFFLVPYPGACIHVPPPPPNQLVLVRYPKGLKLDDIYTPLWVTGTLKVEKVNNDLADAAYALDAGKVRAVKESDL; from the coding sequence ATGCGCCGTCTTCTTTTGACTCTCCTATTGCTGGGCTCTGGCCTGGTGCACGCTGGCGAACTGCCGGAAACCGACTGGCTGGAACTGATGCCCAAGTCGGACCAGAAAGCCCTCGAAGAAATGCCGGAAATCGATCACAACTCCCCGGAAGCCCAAGGCACCTTCACCGCAAAGGGTGGCCTGAAGCAAAGCAAGGGGTTGCCGGCGGTGATGTATTCCACCAAGACCGTGGCTGCCATGAACGGCAAGAACATCCGCATCGGCGGCTACCCCGTGCCGCTTGAAACCGACGCGAAGGGCCGCAGTACGCTGTTCTTCCTGGTGCCTTACCCGGGCGCCTGCATCCACGTGCCGCCACCGCCGCCCAACCAGTTGGTGCTGGTGCGTTATCCCAAGGGTTTGAAGCTGGATGACATCTACACGCCGCTGTGGGTGACGGGCACGCTGAAGGTGGAGAAGGTCAACAATGACCTGGCCGATGCGGCGTATGCGCTGGATGCGGGGAAAGTGCGGGCGGTCAAAGAGTCGGATCTCTGA
- a CDS encoding D-hexose-6-phosphate mutarotase, whose protein sequence is MSTPNVETVKLDELNAWRIRHNGAELVVAQQGAHIVSYQRAGEKPIIWPNDQVVYKKGKGIRTGVPVCWPWFGVFDRNPQSVKAMYQGDEPAGAHGFVRTADWMLAGVEAEGTALRVELELPVPEGGFPGWPHLVDLKMSILLDDQLHIRLTSHNRGTETVSLSQALHSYFAVSDVRNVQVDGLDGRTYIDTADGWTHKQQSGLLHFTAETDRIYLDTPAQLNIIDKDWQRRVQLTSTGSRSTVIWNPWTERAKAFSDMADDGWQGMLCIETANVLDDAVTLAPGESHTLGVSIAGIAL, encoded by the coding sequence ATGTCTACGCCCAACGTTGAAACCGTAAAACTGGATGAGCTGAACGCGTGGCGCATCCGCCATAACGGCGCCGAATTGGTGGTGGCCCAGCAAGGCGCGCATATCGTCAGCTACCAGCGCGCTGGCGAGAAGCCAATCATCTGGCCCAACGATCAGGTGGTGTACAAGAAAGGCAAAGGCATTCGTACCGGCGTGCCGGTGTGCTGGCCATGGTTTGGCGTGTTCGACCGCAACCCGCAAAGCGTCAAGGCGATGTACCAGGGTGACGAGCCGGCTGGGGCGCATGGTTTCGTACGGACCGCGGACTGGATGCTGGCTGGCGTGGAAGCTGAAGGCACGGCGTTGCGGGTTGAACTGGAACTGCCGGTGCCTGAAGGCGGCTTCCCGGGCTGGCCGCATCTAGTTGACCTGAAGATGAGCATCCTGCTGGATGATCAACTGCACATCCGCCTGACCAGCCATAACCGTGGTACCGAGACCGTCAGCCTCAGCCAGGCACTGCACAGCTACTTTGCCGTCAGCGATGTACGCAACGTGCAGGTCGACGGCCTGGACGGGCGAACCTATATCGACACCGCCGACGGTTGGACCCACAAGCAGCAATCCGGGCTGCTGCACTTCACCGCCGAGACCGACCGCATCTACCTCGACACGCCGGCTCAACTGAACATTATCGATAAAGACTGGCAGCGCCGCGTCCAACTCACCAGCACAGGCTCGCGCTCGACGGTGATCTGGAACCCGTGGACCGAACGCGCCAAGGCTTTCAGCGACATGGCCGACGACGGCTGGCAGGGGATGCTGTGCATCGAGACCGCGAACGTGCTGGATGATGCAGTGACACTGGCGCCGGGTGAGAGCCATACCCTGGGCGTGAGCATCGCCGGTATTGCCCTGTAA
- a CDS encoding acyl-CoA thioesterase, with protein sequence MIELEQEDPIPQGDLALQITALPRETNGFGDIFGGWLVAQMDLAGTAMASKVAGGRVATVAIDRMAFLVPVAVGAQLSFYTQALEIGRSSIQMMVEVWSDDPLSSEWRKVTEAVFVFVAIDGSGRTRSVPSRAR encoded by the coding sequence ATGATCGAACTCGAACAAGAAGATCCTATCCCGCAAGGCGATCTCGCCCTGCAAATTACCGCACTCCCGCGTGAAACCAACGGTTTCGGCGACATCTTCGGCGGCTGGCTGGTCGCGCAGATGGACTTGGCCGGCACGGCCATGGCGAGCAAGGTTGCCGGTGGCCGCGTCGCGACCGTGGCGATTGATCGCATGGCATTCCTGGTGCCAGTGGCCGTCGGCGCGCAGTTGTCCTTCTATACCCAGGCCCTGGAAATCGGCCGCAGCTCGATCCAGATGATGGTCGAAGTGTGGAGCGACGACCCGCTGTCCAGCGAATGGCGCAAAGTCACCGAGGCGGTGTTTGTGTTTGTTGCCATTGATGGCAGCGGTCGCACCCGGTCGGTTCCGTCACGGGCGCGTTAA